A DNA window from Daucus carota subsp. sativus chromosome 3, DH1 v3.0, whole genome shotgun sequence contains the following coding sequences:
- the LOC108212217 gene encoding cytochrome P450 72A397 — MAASFLEIAIAIAVVAATTVAWRVFNWVWLRPKKLEKHLKKQGFHGNSYRFLYGDSKENMSMLMATRSNPVPISHDVPSRTTPFLCDLVRNYGKRTFFWAGPAPRVVIMNPEMVKEVLNKNSKYQKPKEHPMFKLFIHGLPTIDGSKWTTHRRLLNPAFHAEKLKGMLPAFDLCCYEMTIKWMEMIGDERNSCEIDVWPSLQTLTSDVISRTAFGSSYQEGQKVFKLQMEQADLAFKALQPVYLPGFRFIPTKRNKRMKEIAREVRVLLGGVIEKKMKAVEAGEDSSDDLLGRLLEANSKEVEQGNKTVGMSIEDVMEECKVFYFAGQDTTSVLLVWTLVLLSMYPDWQDRARQEVLQVFEDGKADIGHLNHLKTVTMILYEVLRLYPPVAALIRQINEEITLADMTLLPGMQIVLPINQIHQDHDIWGADAKEFNPERFSEGVSKATKNQVAAFFPFGAGPRICIGQNFALVEAKLAMARILRKFSFELSPSYKHAPVDKITLQPEYGARLILHKL; from the exons ATGGCGGCCAGCTTCTTAGagatagcaatagcaatagcaGTGGTTGCAGCTACTACAGTAGCATGGAGAGTTTTCAACTGGGTCTGGTTGAGGCCgaaaaaattggaaaaacaCCTGAAAAAACAAGGCTTTCATGGCAACTCGTATCGCTTTCTGTATGGAGATAGCAAGGAAAACATGTCTATGTTAATGGCAACAAGATCGAACCCCGTTCCCATCTCTCATGATGTTCCTTCTCGCACCACCCCTTTTCTCTGCGACCTCGTTCGCAACTATG GTAAAAGAACCTTTTTCTGGGCTGGACCAGCACCAAGAGTAGTTATTATGAACCCTGAAATGGTAAAAGAAGTTTTAAATAAGAACTCCAAATATCAAAAGCCAAAGGAACACCCGATGTTTAAGTTATTCATACATGGCCTCCCAACAATTGACGGAAGTAAGTGGACTACACACAGAAGACTTCTTAATCCTGCGTTTCACGCTGAAAAGTTGAAG GGTATGCTACCAGCATTTGACTTGTGTTGCTATGAGATGACAATAAAATGGATGGAAATGATAGGGGATGAGAGAAATTCATGTGAGATAGATGTTTGGCCTTCTCTTCAAACATTAACAAGCGACGTCATTTCACGTACTGCATTTGGTAGTAGCTATCAAGAGGGACAAAAGGTATTCAAATTACAAATGGAACAAGCAGACCTCGCATTTAAGGCTCTGCAACCAGTTTACTTGCCTGGATTCAG GTTCATACCAACTAAGAGGAACAAGAGGATGAAGGAAATTGCCAGAGAAGTGCGAGTTTTGCTAGGAGGTGTTATTGAAAAAAAGATGAAGGCCGTGGAAGCAGGAGAGGATAGCTCTGACGATTTATTGGGAAGATTGTTGGAAGCAAACTCTAAAGAAGTCGAACAGGGAAACAAAACTGTTGGAATGAGCATTGAAGATGTAATGGAAGAATGCAAGGTGTTCTATTTTGCTGGCCAAGACACTACCTCAGTTTTGCTTGTCTGGACGTTGGTCTTGTTAAGTATGTACCCGGATTGGCAAGATCGAGCTAGACAAGAAGTGCTTCAAGTATTCGAAGATGGCAAAGCGGATATAGGCCATCTTAATCATCTGAAAACT GTGACAATGATTCTGTATGAGGTTTTGAGATTATATCCACCAGTAGCTGCTCTAATTCGACAGATAAACGAGGAAATTACATTGGCAGATATGACCTTACTGCCAGGAATGCAAATTGTGTTGCCCATAAATCAAATTCATCAAGATCATGATATTTGGGGCGCTGATGCAAAGGAGTTCAACCCTGAAAGATTTTCAGAAGGGGTTTCGAAGGCCACAAAAAATCAGGTAGCAGCATTTTTTCCTTTTGGTGCAGGGCCAAGGATATGCATCGGACAAAACTTTGCTTTAGTGGAAGCAAAACTAGCCATGGCCAGGATATTAAGGAAGTTCTCCTTCGAGCTTTCACCATCCTATAAGCATGCACCGGTCGATAAAATTACTCTTCAGCCCGAGTATGGTGCTCGCTTGATTCTACACAAGCTTTGA
- the LOC108214738 gene encoding citrate synthase, glyoxysomal — protein sequence MESIDKSAAARSRLSVISSHLFASSCAAADSPLQTSVVSAAIPPPPNVAGSLTIVDERTGKKYQVQVSDHGTIKATDLKKITTGKNDKGLKLYDPGYINTAPVRSSICYIDGDEGILRYRGYPIEQLAESSSFLEVAYLLLYGNLPSTSQLSDWEFAVSQHSAVPQGILDIIQAMPHDAHPMGVLVSAMSTLSIFHPDANPALKGQDLYNSKEVRDKQIVRILGKAPTIAAAAYLRMAGRPPVLPSNSLSYSENFLYMLDSLGNRSYKPNPRLARVLDILFILHAEHEMNCSTAAARHLASSGVDVYTALAGAVGALYGPLHGGANEAVLKMLSEIGTLDKIPEFIEGVKNRKRKMSGFGHRVYKNYDPRAKVIKKLAEEVFSIVGRDPLIEVAIALEKAALSDEYFVKRKLYPNVDFYSGLIYRAMGFPTEFFPVLFAIPRMAGYLSHWKESLNDPDTKIMRPAQVYTGVWLRPYIPQRERMVATETDKLGQISVSNATRRRLAGNGA from the exons ATGGAAAGCATAGACAAGTCTGCAGCAGCTCGATCGCGTCTCTCTGTTATCTCATCGCACCTCTTTGCTTCTTCCTGCGCCGCCGCCGATTCACCTCTCCAAACTTCCGTCGTCTCCGCCGCGATCCCCCCGCCGCCGAATGTCGCCGGGAGTTTGACGATCGTCGATGAGCGTACCGGTAAAAAGTATCAGGTCCAGGTCTCCGATCACGGTACTATTAAAGCTACTGACCTCAAAAAG ATTACCACAGGAAAAAATGACAAGGGACTTAAACTTTATGATCCGGGGTATATTAATACCGCACCTGTTAGATCGTCAATTTGCTACATTGATGGTGATGAGGGGATTCTTAGATACAGAGGTTATCCTATCGAACAGTTGGCTGAGAGCAGTTCTTTTCTCGAAGTCGCATATCTTTTGT TGTATGGCAACTTACCATCTACAAGTCAGTTATCTGATTGGGAATTTGCTGTCTCACAACATTCAGCTGTTCCACAAGGAATCTTG GATATCATACAAGCAATGCCACATGATGCACATCCAATGGGTGTTCTTGTCAGTGCAATGAGTACTCTTTCAATTTTCCACCCTGATGCTAATCCTGCTCTCAAA GGCCAGGATTTATACAATTCTAAAGAAGTGAGAGATAAGCAAATAGTGCGCATTCTTGGGAAG GCACCAACTATTGCAGCTGCAGCTTATCTGAGAATGGCTGGGAGGCCACCGGTTCTGCCTTCTAATAGTCTGTCCTATTCAGAAAACTTCTTATACATGCTGGATTCATT GGGTAATAGGTCTTACAAGCCAAATCCACGACTAGCTCGTGTATTAGACATTCTCTTTATTTTACATGCAGAGCATGAGATGAATTGCTCTACTGCTGCTGCCAGGCACCTTGCATCAAG CGGCGTTGATGTATACACAGCTCTTGCTGGCGCCGTGGGAGCACTTTATGGTCCACTTCATGGTGGAGCTAACGAG GCGGTCCTAAAAATGCTTAGTGAAATTGGAACTTTAGACAAAATTCCGGAGTTCATTGAGGGTGTGAAAAACAG GAAACGGAAAATGTCAGGTTTTGGTCACCGTGTGTACAAAAATTACGATCCAAGAGCAAAAGTGATAAAAAAGTTGGCAGAGGAAGTTTTTTCTATTGTTGGCCGGGATCCTCTCATTGAG GTGGCTATAGCTTTGGAGAAAGCTGCACTATCAGATGAGTATTTTGTCAAGCGGAAATTGTATCCAAATGTTGATTTCTACTCGGGCCTGATTTATAG GGCAATGGGTTTCCCAACGGAGTTCTTTCCTGTTTTGTTTGCAATTCCTCGAATGGCTGGTTATTTATCACATTGGAAAGAATCCCTGAATGATCCTGACACAAAGATAATGAGACCTGCTCAG GTTTATACTGGTGTGTGGCTTCGTCCATACATTCCACAGCGTGAAAGAATGGTAGCAACTGAGACGGATAAGCTTGGTCAGATTTCTGTATCGAATGCAACCAGGCGCCGCCTAGCGGGTAATGGGGCTTAG